Sequence from the Pseudomonadota bacterium genome:
ACCGCGCTTTCCGCGGAAACCTGCCGGCGCCTGTGCTGCGACGCTGGGCTGGTTCCGGTGTTGGAAGATGCCGATGGGACCACGCTGGATGTCGGCCGACGCACCCGGTCGATTCCCGCGGCGATTCGGCGCGCGCTGGCGATTCGGGACGGCGGCTGTCGGTTCCCGGGCTGCACGCACACCCGGTTCGTCGACGGTCACCACGTAGAGCACTGGCTGAGCGGTGGCGAAACCGCGCTGTCCAACCTCGTGTCCCTGTGCCACTACCACCACAAGCACGTCCACGAGCTCGGCTTCGACGTGCGCGCCGAGGACGGCGGCGAGTTTGCCTTCTTCACACCGGACGGCCAGCGCATCGAGCCCACCGGCGACCGCGGTCGGCCCGCGGTCACGCTCGGCAATAGCACCGGGCACAAGGTGCCCAAGCCCGGCTGGGACGGCACGCCGCCGGACTACCACGCCATCGTCGACATGCTGTGGCGCGCCGACAACCCGCCGCCTCACCGGGCGCACGCGAAGTAATCGCCCAGCCCGCGCCCGAACCAGCCCGCCGTCAAGGGCGCACGCCCCGCCACCGGTGCGCCAGCCGCGCCAACGCGCCCACGCCGCGCCCACCCGGGACACGCGGCGCGAAGCGCCGCATGGCTGAAATCGCGCAAGCGGAAGCGGTCGCGGCCGAGCTGCCGCCACCTCCGGCGATGGCACGTGCGCGGCAGCGTATCGCTCGTGCGTCGGGGTCTGCGGCCACGGCGGCCGAGCGGCGAGGCCGGCATGCGATCCCCTTGGACGTCCCGTCATAGCAGATGCCCCGCGCTGAGGTGGGCGAGCGAGCAGGCGATCGGGCCCGGGGCCACCTCCCGGGGCTCGCGCAACGGGCGACGAAACCAACCGTGCAGGCGATTGGGCCCGGGGCGGCCTCCCGAGGCTCGCGCAACGGGCGACGAAACCAATCGTGCAGGCGA
This genomic interval carries:
- a CDS encoding HNH endonuclease — protein: EGAVALAEEHLRGNAEAKSPVEVTVHMDADTLAGHADDDTALSAETCRRLCCDAGLVPVLEDADGTTLDVGRRTRSIPAAIRRALAIRDGGCRFPGCTHTRFVDGHHVEHWLSGGETALSNLVSLCHYHHKHVHELGFDVRAEDGGEFAFFTPDGQRIEPTGDRGRPAVTLGNSTGHKVPKPGWDGTPPDYHAIVDMLWRADNPPPHRAHAK